The stretch of DNA CGTCAAGATCCCGGGCCCGATCGGTCCGTTCATCGGCTACTACACCTACCAGTGGTTCTTCAACAACGTTCCCATCCCGCCGCCGAACGGGACGAACGACACGCTCACTCCGATCGGCAGCGGGACCTATACGCTGATCCTTACCGGTCCCGGCCCGACATTCTGCAAAGACACGTCGGGTCCGTATAACCTGACCCTGAAGGATTGCGACAGCCTGCATTGCCACGGAAAGCTCTGCGGAAGAAAATGGAACGACGCGAACGGGAATCACAAGTTCAATTACGGAACGGAGGTGGGAATCGCGAACTGGAGGATCTGCCTGGTGAAGTGCAACATCGATCACTATCCCACGAAGGATACGATTGCGTGCACCATGACGGATTCTCTCGGGTTCTATTGCTTCTATAACCTCTGCGCCGGGGAGTATTGCGTGGTCGAAGAGGGCAGGCCGGGATGGCAGCAGACCTGGCCCGTCTCGCCGCCGTTCTATCACGTCACGATCACCGACAGCGGGACGATCAGCGGGCTCGACTTCGGCAACAAGAAGAAGTGGATCAACATCATCATCACGCACGATACGGTCGGCATCGGCCACGATACGTATCTGACGGCGGGATCGGTGATACCGACGCCCTACCCGTGGCCGGTCAAGATCTCCTATCTGAACAGCGACGGTGCGACGTGGCGGGTGCTGTTCGACGGATTCCTGACCGACAACATCAGCCCGTTCCCGAACACCCCGATCCCCTCGTGCGTGCCGGGCACCTACTCCATCGTGCGGAAAGAGGTGGGGAATTACAAGTTCGACAGGATCTATCTGAACGACTCGTTGCGTTCCGATCATGGAGATTCGATCGTGGTCAGCCTTCCCGATTCGACGGACGGGGCGACGATCATCTTCCTCAACGTGTTCGATCCGGATACCACGCTGCGATACCGGACGTTCACGTTGGAACAGCTCGCAGATCCGAGTCAGGTAAAGCCCGTGAAGAGGGCGAAGCCCGGGAAACCGGTCCTGATGCCGAACACCGCCAATGTCATCGATGAAGTCCTCAAGCAGGGCGGCTCCTTGCTCGTCGGTTCACCCGATCAGCTCAACTCCGCCGGGAAGGTGAAGGGGTATCTGATGCCCCACAGTCAGAGCGATGTCTTTAAGACATTCAACACGAAAGGATTCTTGCAGACGGGCAAACCGAGAGGGTTCGACTTCATCAAGGGCAAGCCGATCCTCAAGCGTCAGAAATCGCTTCCCGCGACGAAGTTCAATAACCGGCTCATGGCGAATCTCCTCGCCTTGCAGGTGAACATCGCCGCAAGCGAGACGGATCCGCCGAAGACGCCTGCCGGCTTCGGGGACCTCGTCTATGACAACGGCGGAGGGGATCCGCTGGAAGGGATGACGCTCAACGATATCGCCGATTACGCCAGCGACCTGATGACCAATTGGGAGTACAACGATACCACGTTGTACATCAATCTCAATACGGCTGTCGAGCTGATCAACGGCGCCTTCTCGAAGCCTCTCCCCTTCGACGGGTCCGATACGGCTGTCTGGATTCCCGGCAAGCTCCAGCTCAGAGGGGCGAAGGCTCTCATGGACGTGCCGTTCCTGAAGGCCGTGATGGGCAATGCTCCGACGACGAGGAAGATCAAGCCCACACCTGCGTCCCTGGTGCCGTCTCAGTTTGTCCTGTACCAGAATTACCCGAATCCGTTCAACCCGACGACGACGATTTCCTTCTCGTTGCCTTCGGAGGCGACCGTAACGCTCAGGATCTATAACGTCCTCGGCCAGGTCGTCGCCACGTTGATCAACCGCGAGGTGTTGGATGAGGGGGATTCACAGGTGGAATTCGACGCCCATCGGCTCTCCTCGGGCGTCTACTTCTACCAGCTCTCCGCCGAGACAACGCCGGATGCGGAGAACGGTATTACAGGTCAGACCTACTTCAGCGTGAAGAAGATGTTGTTGGTGAGGTAGGGTAGCCGCAATCTGCCGATGAATCGGTAGCCGCAAGCTTTAGCTTGCGGGCTTTTTGACAACGAACAGCCGGTCCCGGATCCCCGGGGCCGGCTTCGTTGTTTCTGGTCTGGGTATTGACCTCTCGTTCCGCCGCTCTGCGGCGGAATGCATACCGGGACGCTCCGCGTCCCAACCTCGTTGCGGCGCAGAGCGCCGCGGACTGCGTTCCCACGCAGAGCGTGGGAACGAGGGGGGCGGAAAGCTTGGCGGGATGATGGACAGAGATGAAGGCCGCGGATACTCACTATCTCGTCATGCTGACATGCTTCAGGTCAGCATCTTTCAACGCTTTAGAATGATCCCGACCTAAAACATGTCGGGATGACGAGCAGGGATGAAGGTGTGATGCCCTCCTATTTCGGAAGCCCTTGTGAGCAAACCGTTTTCATGGCCTCCACGAACCGGTCCAACTCCGGGATCGTCGTATAGAGGTTCGGCGTAATCCGCAAGCCCCGGAAGTCGTCGAGCGCGAATGTCGTCGTGTAGATCTTATGCTTCTCCATCAGATGCCCCGCGAGCGCCCCCGGCTCGATTCCGATGATTTCCACATTCCCGATCGCGCACGATTGGTCGTCGTCGAATGAGGTATTGATCCGGATTTTCGGTACATCTTTCAGCCGGCTCATCCAGTAGCGCGACAGATACCTCAATCGCGCCTCCTTCCGTTTCGCGCCGACTCCCTGGTGAAAGAGCATCGCCTCGCCGATCGCGAGCTTCGGGGCGGCGCTGTGCGTTCCGATCTCCTCGAATTTTCTGATATCGGGGTTTTCCTTCTCTTCGGCCGCCATCAGGGGCCAGAGTTTTTCGATCTTGTCCCGTTTCACGTATAAGAACCCCGTCCCCTTCGGCGCATAAAGCCATTTGTGCAGGCTCGTCCCGAAATAATCGCACCCCAGATCCGGCTGCCGGAACTCCAGATGCGCGAAGGAATGAGCTCCGTCGACGACGACCTCGATCCCCTTCGACCGGGCGAGTTCGCAGATGGATTTTACCGGCATGATCTGGCCGGTGCTGTTGATGACATGGGAGATGAGGATGAGCCGGGTCTTTGGCGTAATTCCCTTCTCGAACACGTCGACGATATCGCCGAAGCCTTTTGCCGGGACCGGAACCTTGACGAGCTTAAGCGTCACTCCCTCTCTCCGCTCCCGCTGGCGGAGCGACGTCAACATGCGGGGGTAGTCCTGCGTCGTCGTGAGGATCTCGTCCCCTTGCTGGAGCCTCAATCCCATGAGCAATATTTCCAGGGATTCCGACGCGTTTCTCGTGATGGCGATCTCTTCCCGGTCGCACCCGAACATCTCGGCGAGCCCCGTCCGTATGGTTTCCGATTGGGGCTCCAGAATCCTCCACATCGTATAGGCGGTGGCGTCCTCCTGTTCCCAGATGTAACGGACGAGCGCGTCGGTGACGATCCGCGGCGAGGGGGAAACGCCTCCGTTGTTCAAATTGATAATTCCCCGCGTCACGCTGAAGGACTGCTGGATCTCCGACCAGAAATCCTCCTCCGACGCGGCTTGCAGCGGCGAGAGATGCTCGACGCTTTTCGCGGAAATATCAATATCCCTGAGAAGCGCCCCGACCGACGCGTACGAAATCGCGGCTAAACCCAATCCTTTGCCGGCCGAGGAGAGAAAATCCCTCCGCGATTTCCACCCGGGCCTGGCTATGGTCCTGTACCTCATTCAACGATCCTTTCCTCTGAAAATACTCATGAACTTAGCGATGAATGGGGCCAATGTCAACCTCATCTCGTCATCCCGCGACCTGAAGGTCGCGCCTACCGATGCCTCGGTCTCGGTAGCCGCAGCCTTTAGGCTGCGGTCTTTTTCCCGCCATGGCACAGCTCTCCGATCAAAAACCCGCAAGCTAAAGCTTGCGGCTACCTATACCCCGGCCGCAGAGCGGCCGAAAAATGCGGTCCCACGCGGAGCGTGGGAACGAGCAAGAATCTGGAGTAGTCGCTTGGTTTGTTCGGATCGCAGCCACCCGCCGATTGTCATCCTGAGCGCAGCGAAGGATCTCCGAACGCATTGGATCCGAACCGGCCAGATCCTTCGGTCGCTCCGCTTCCTCAGGATGACAGGGGGTTGCTTACGAAAAGGAGGGTGATGAGGTGAGGGAAGGATCCTCGGAGAGGACCCTGCTATACCGGGTCAGTTCGCGCCGGAGCCACCGCTGACCTTCATTCACGCGGCGCCTCGCTTCTTCCACGGCGCAGTCCATGATGTTGGCGATTTCAAAATAAGTAAATTGCTCGATCTCGCAGAGAAGAACCGCCGAACCGTACTCCTCGGGCATCGATCTGATCGATCGCCGGATGAGCCCTTCGAGAAAGGAGACGACAGGTTCCGTCAAAGGATCCGCGGAACTTTCGGGATGCTCGCGATCCGCACTATATCTTGCGCCCCCCGCATCGCCGGCGAAACCCCGGCGCACGCCGGCGCCCATTTCACGGAAGCGAAGAAGCTTTGACCTCAGAGTTTGAAAAAGATAGACGAGGATTTTCTTATCGTCGGGATCATCCGCCCGGGCGCGCGAGGCTTCCCCATACGCTTCGCGGAGGATTAGGCTCGACGCCTCCGAGTTCCCCGTCAGCCAGTTCGCATACGCGTAGAGCGAATCCATATGGGTGATCGCCACCGAATCAAATCGCGGCAATCGGACCGCCCCGTTCACCGAAGCGCTTGCCGAGGTCTTATCGGGAAGTAGTTTACGCATGGTGGTGATGGGTGGAAGATCGACGATCCCGTGATGAAGCGCGATCCTTGACTCGCCTGAGGCGTCCAAGCACCTCGGGGAGGCGGTTCTTCAGGAGCCGCTTCGAGACGAACCGGCTCAGGCCCATTTGGCGGGCCAGATCTCTGTATCCTGCCTCGTCGTGCACATTCACCATGACTAATTTGGATTTCGGGGAGACCCTCTTCAGCGACCGGAATACCTCGGGCCCGGAGACTCCCGGCATGGAAATATCCATGAGAATGAGATCCGGCTTTAGTAATTTAGCCACTTCGATCGTGAGGGTTCCATTGTCCGCTTCCCCCACAACTTCGATGTTCTCCTGACTGTCGAGAAAGGAGCGAAGGCCGGATCGAAACGACGCGTTGTCGTGCGTTATTAAAACTCTTACCGGCCCGGATGAATTCCGCGCAGCTTTCATATCGGTAACCGTAAGTAGTTTGCAATCGAAGGTTGGCCGGAAAACCTCTTCCGGCAGAATGCACCCCAATGATACTATTTTCCCGGGGTCGCGTCAATCGGATATTTTCCGTAATTATTACCCCAAAAAAGTACAGCCAATCACTTAGGCAAATCTCCCCATTGTCCGCTGATCGCGTTTGATTCGCAGATTTGTGAAAATATTTGCACCATTTCGCGGGATTTCGCGGGAAGCGAATGGGTCATTAGGGCGTACTATTCAAACCCTCCCGGACAGAAACGGCAAAAGCCCCCGGGATCGATGCGGGGGCTTTTTGTGAGTGCTGCCGTTGCAAACGGAGCGGTTTCTCGCTACCGGTGAGGATAGGGCGGCACCGGCGGGAAGCTGTAGGGATGCTCCTTGATGTTTTTGAGCGCGACCTCAATCGCCTTGTCAAGCTGGACGTCCTTCCCCGCCATCACGCTCTGGGGATCGTCATCGATTACGATGTCGGGATCGGCGCCATGGTTTTCAATCCACCATTTGCTGTCCGCATTATAGAACGCGTTGTTCGGCTGCTCGACGTGGCCGTTATCGATGGTCGTTTGCGTGTTGAGAATCCCCACCAATCCGCCCCAGGAGGGAACGCCCACGACCGTTCCGAGTTTTCTCGCCTTGAAATTCTCTATGAACGCTTCGCCGTCGGAACCGTTGTTCTCGTTCGAGACCACGACGTAATTTCCGCTCGAGGTGCTCCCCGGATACCGGAAGGGCACCATGTTGGTCAGCACGTTCTGCGCGACCATCTGCCGTTCAAGTTTGTCGATCATGAAGTACTCGGTCCATCCGCCGCTGTTGCGCCTGACATCGATGATGAGCCCCTGCTTGTATCGGAACGCCCGCCAGAACTTGTCGAACTCTCCGATGCCTCCTTCGCCCATCGCGGTGATATGCATGTACCCCAGTTTCCCGTCGCTTGCCTTCAAGACGTGGTCGATATTCGATTTGAGCCACCTGGCGTACCGGAGCGAATTGTCGTTGCGGATCGGCTCGACCTCGTACGTCCTGGACCCCGTCTTCGACGGTCTGTCGTTCACCGTGATTTTGACTTTTTGCCCGCCCGTCACCTGAAGGTATTTGAAGTAATCGTCCGGCGCCTTGATCTCCCTGCCGTCGATCTCGAGCAGATAATCCCCTTCGTTCACCTCGACGTCCGGCCTTGCAAGCGGCGCCGAGAGATTCGCGTTGTATTCGGTCGGACCGTAGACCGTCCCAAAGCGGTAATAGCCGCTCGTCTTGTCTGCCACCAGGTCCGCGCCGAGCCAGCCGGTGTAGAGAGGGGTGGAGATTGATAAATTCGGACCGACATCTCCCCCGCTGATGTACGTGTGTGAAGTGGCGAGCTCTCCGGCGAGCTGTAACATGACCCAGTTCAAATCGTCCCGTGACCCGATCGAGGGAATATAGGAGCGGTACCTGTCTCCGAGCGCCTTCCAATCCTTTCCCTCCATCTTCTCATTGTAGAAGAAATCCCGGTACCAGCGCCACATGTCGTTGAAGATCTGAAGCCATTCCTGCCGGGGATCCGCGTTGTATACCATTGAGGCCAGCGAAAGTTTCGTCCCGGGCGATTTCGATTGGTACGCCTTCTCGACCGAGGTGAGATAATAATCGGAGCCGCTCTGGATGATCATATTTGAACCGTCGGCGGAGAGCTGGCATGCCGCGATCTTGTCGGTTAACTGATTGTCCTTCCGCTCCGAGATATCATAGATGTGAAGCTGCCATTTCGTGGCCCCGGTCGGCTGGAAGATATCTCCGTACTCGGCCGTTGTGAAGCGGTCCACGGACGACCACAACACTTTTCCCTTGCCGGCCCTCAAGTGGAAGAAATTGCCCGAGAGGTTCGGGATGGGGTAGGTCCTCTTGCTCAGCCCTTCGAGATCGATACGGAACTTGCCCCCCTTCGGTTCCTTTCCGCCCGATGTGTCTGCGAACGGCGGCCGCTCGTTTGCCCGAAGCTGCACGACCATCACGTTCTGCGGGGCTGAAACGATATGATTGTCCTCGTAAAAATCCAACTGGATGTCGAAGTTTCGGCTCGAGAGGTAGTACAGGTAATCCCCTTTGGCGTCGAAGCAGGGACTGATGTTGTCGTAGAAATCGTCCGTCACGGCCTGCTTCTTTCCCGTCTCGGTATCGAAGAGGAAGATCCGGCTGTTCTTATTGTATTCGACGAAGCTGTAGCAGATCCACCTGCTGTCGGGCGACCAGTTGTAGTCGCTGATCTCCCAGTAGAACTCGTCGTTCTTCAGCTGATTTGATTGATCCACGGTAACGAGCTTCTTGGTGGCGACATCGACATAATAGATGGTGAAGTTCTTGTTGCCGAAGAGAAGCTTCTTCCCGTCGGGCGACCAGAGGGGATGGTAGTTCGTCCGGTTCAACGTCGTCGTGAGCTGCGTCCAGGAACCTCCGCCCACCGGTTGCGTGTAGAGCTCATACTCCCCGGACTTGTCCGAAAAGAACGCAACCGATTTGCCGTCGGGAGAAATCGCGGGATACATCTCGCGTGTTCCGGGTGTTTCCGAGATGTTCGGGATCTGCGGCTTGTCGGATTTCACGATAAACACGTCGCCCCGGGCTTCGATCGCGGCGGTTTTCCCGTCGTTTGCGGCGTTCATCGAGTGGATGTAGTCCTTCGGGTTCAGCGCTCTCGGTCTGAGAGTCCATTCGTCGGAGGGAACGGTGATCGAAAGCTTCTTCACGGCACCGCTCGCCACATTCAGGAGGTGCGCATACCCGTCATGCATAAAGACGATGTTTTCCCCGTCGGTGGACGGCATCATCACGTCGACGTCGTCGTAGGCGGTCAGGGGCGCGATCGTTTTCGACCGCAAGTCCATCTTGCACAGGTTCGAAACCTTGTTTGATTGGTCGGAAACATAATACATCGCATCACCGATCCACATCGGATAGACGTTCTTTCCGACATATGAGGTGACCGGGGTAAAGATGTTCGCCCGGAAATCATACATCCAGATGTCCGGATAGTCGCCGCCTGTATATCGCTTCCTGTTATATTCCTCGTCCTCTCTCCGCTGATAAAGGATTTTCGTGCCGTCTTTTGAGAAGCTGCATAACCGGGCACGATCGATCGGAAAGCGGTCGGGAGCGGACCCGTCGCGATCCACGAAGTAAAGATTCGGGTCGCGGCCTATGTAGTTCTCGATATAGGAGCGATATACGACACGCTTGCCGTCGGGCGTCCAGCAAACCGTCTGAACTCCTCCCGGCGCATAGGTAATCCGCTTCGGGTTTCCCCCGCCTGCGGGCATGACATAAATGTTCGTCGATCCGTCGTACGTGCCGGTGAACGCGATCGACTGTCCGTCAGGCGAGAACTTCGCCGAATACTCGTTTCCCGGGAAGCTCGTAATCCGCGCCGCGAGTCCTCCGCTGGCGCTCGCCCGCCAGAGATCACCCTCATACGAGAAGACGATCGCGTCCCCGTGAATGTCGGGGAAGCGCATGAACCGCGCCTCCTTTTGCGCGAACAGAAGCTGGGTCGTTCCGAGAATGAGTGCGATTGACAGAAATTGGAATCTATTGGACATGCGTTACTCCTATTGACAGAATTGAGGTGACTGACCACTGAACAGGTTGACAGCGACGCGAGCAGAAAGAAGGAAGGAGGTTTTCAGGAGGTTCAATTCCGCGCTAATTCATACCGCAACTTCCACCGCCGCAGCAATCACCCTGGCCGCACGACTCCGGGGCCGATGAGTTTGCTTTCGTTGAAACCCCGGCCGCGGACATCAGTTTCTTATAGCTCGAAGATTTACACGATGGGCAAACGATATCCTCAACAATTTCGCGGCCCTTATGATAGATATCGTACATCGTTTCACACGATGCGCATTTATATTCGTAGACGGGCATAGGTTCAAATCCTCTTTTCTCATCAATTACAGGCAAACCTCTTATCAATATTCAAAATCATGGCGAAAAACACAAACCGGCCGGTGGATAGGTAGTTCCTCAGCCTGGCCGTCTTCCTCCCCAGCTCGTCATGCTGATATGCTCCTGGTCAGCATCTTTCAACGCTTTTAGCCGCGACCTTCAGGTCGCGGGACGAGTAGGAAGCGAAATTCAGCCAGCACCATATTTCTTGACTTAAAATAAGGATTTTCTTATTTTAATTTATCGTATATTTTTAAAATAAGACAATGCATGTTTTCATTCGACTGTTGAACACGTGATCCTGGAAAAATTCACCGCGGGCACCTATACACGGCAATTCGGATATAGGAGCTTCTCGCCGAGTCGCCTCAACGTCGAGTGGACCTGGTCAGACCCGAAGGTCAACGCACTACTCGCAGAGGCGAACCGCATGTTGGGCGAGCTCAACGCGTTCTCTTCCCACGTCCCCGATATCGAGCTTTTCATCAGGATACACGTGATCAAGGAAGCTACCACCTCCAGCCGGATAGAGGGGACCCGGACCGAAATGGAAGATGCGGTTATGAAAAAGTCGGACGTGGATGCCGAGAAGAAGGACGAATGGCAGGAGGTACACAACTACAGCCGGGCGATGAATTACGCCATTAGGAGGCTCAAAGATGTTCCGATTTCAACAAGGCTGCTGAAAGAAACGCACAAGACTTTGATGGCGGGAGTTCGGGGGAAAAGGAAACTCCCGGGTCAATACCGGAGGAGTCAGAATTGGATCGGAGGGGCTAACCCTCAGGATGCCGTTTTTGTTCCACCGCACCACACCGAGGTGCATTCTCTGATGAGCGATTTGGAGAACTTCCTCCATAATGATCAGCTCCAAATGCCCCACCTCATGAGAATCGCCATGGCACATTATCAGTTCGAAACGATCCACCCGTTTCTCGACGGAAACGGCAGGCTTGGCCGGCTCCTCATCACACTCTACCTTGTCAGCAACGACATCTTGTCGAAACCGGCTCTGTACCTCTCCGCTTACTTTGAAAAGCACAAAGCCACCTACTTTGACAATCTCATGCGCGTGCGGACTGCAAATGATCTCCTTCAATGGATAAGGTTCTTTCTTGTCGCCGTAACCGAGACGGCAAGGCAGGGGACCACAACCTTAAAGAAGATCCTGGCTCTCCGTGAGAATATTGAATCAAACCGACTTCCGACGCTTGGAACGAAACTCCCCCGGGCACGAAGGCTCCTCACCCATCTCTATAAGTCGCCACGACTCACCACGGCAGATGTCGCCGGCACATTGGACGTCACGCCCGCGACGGCAAATGCGTTGATCCGCGATTTTGTGAAGCTTGGAATATTGAGTGAAACTACTGGTGGTAGGAGGAACAGGATTTTCACATTCCACGAGTATCTGGACTTGTTCTGAGATTTCGGAAGAGATCGCAAATGAGCGCGCACATGAAAGGCCCTCAGCGGAGAAGGGAGATCGCCACTGGCGGTAAAGTCCGGGGGGCAGATATCTATCAGCTCAAGATTGCTATCGAAGACTGTTCGCCGCCCATCTGGCGCCGTTTGCAAGTTCCCGGATATGTCACTTTCGCCCAACTCCACCGCATCATACAATCCGCCTTCATGTGGTCGGACGCCCATCTTCATGAATTTCGTATCCACGATCGAATTTTCAGTGCGCCGAGTGCGGACTATATCCACTCTGTTATCGACGAAAGAACTGTGATACTCGCGAAAGAAATCCAAAAGGAGAAGCTGCGTTTCACATATACATACGATTTTGGGGATTCATGGGACCACGGGATCACCGTGGAGAAGATCTTCGCGCCCAGGCCTGGATGCCATTACCCCACCTGCGTTGCGGGAAAAAGGCGCACCCCACCGGAAGACTGCGGGGGACCGGGAGGGTATCACAATTTGCTCGGGGTGC from Bacteroidota bacterium encodes:
- a CDS encoding aminotransferase class V-fold PLP-dependent enzyme; this translates as MRYRTIARPGWKSRRDFLSSAGKGLGLAAISYASVGALLRDIDISAKSVEHLSPLQAASEEDFWSEIQQSFSVTRGIINLNNGGVSPSPRIVTDALVRYIWEQEDATAYTMWRILEPQSETIRTGLAEMFGCDREEIAITRNASESLEILLMGLRLQQGDEILTTTQDYPRMLTSLRQRERREGVTLKLVKVPVPAKGFGDIVDVFEKGITPKTRLILISHVINSTGQIMPVKSICELARSKGIEVVVDGAHSFAHLEFRQPDLGCDYFGTSLHKWLYAPKGTGFLYVKRDKIEKLWPLMAAEEKENPDIRKFEEIGTHSAAPKLAIGEAMLFHQGVGAKRKEARLRYLSRYWMSRLKDVPKIRINTSFDDDQSCAIGNVEIIGIEPGALAGHLMEKHKIYTTTFALDDFRGLRITPNLYTTIPELDRFVEAMKTVCSQGLPK
- a CDS encoding response regulator transcription factor: MKAARNSSGPVRVLITHDNASFRSGLRSFLDSQENIEVVGEADNGTLTIEVAKLLKPDLILMDISMPGVSGPEVFRSLKRVSPKSKLVMVNVHDEAGYRDLARQMGLSRFVSKRLLKNRLPEVLGRLRRVKDRASSRDRRSSTHHHHA
- a CDS encoding S41 family peptidase — its product is MSNRFQFLSIALILGTTQLLFAQKEARFMRFPDIHGDAIVFSYEGDLWRASASGGLAARITSFPGNEYSAKFSPDGQSIAFTGTYDGSTNIYVMPAGGGNPKRITYAPGGVQTVCWTPDGKRVVYRSYIENYIGRDPNLYFVDRDGSAPDRFPIDRARLCSFSKDGTKILYQRREDEEYNRKRYTGGDYPDIWMYDFRANIFTPVTSYVGKNVYPMWIGDAMYYVSDQSNKVSNLCKMDLRSKTIAPLTAYDDVDVMMPSTDGENIVFMHDGYAHLLNVASGAVKKLSITVPSDEWTLRPRALNPKDYIHSMNAANDGKTAAIEARGDVFIVKSDKPQIPNISETPGTREMYPAISPDGKSVAFFSDKSGEYELYTQPVGGGSWTQLTTTLNRTNYHPLWSPDGKKLLFGNKNFTIYYVDVATKKLVTVDQSNQLKNDEFYWEISDYNWSPDSRWICYSFVEYNKNSRIFLFDTETGKKQAVTDDFYDNISPCFDAKGDYLYYLSSRNFDIQLDFYEDNHIVSAPQNVMVVQLRANERPPFADTSGGKEPKGGKFRIDLEGLSKRTYPIPNLSGNFFHLRAGKGKVLWSSVDRFTTAEYGDIFQPTGATKWQLHIYDISERKDNQLTDKIAACQLSADGSNMIIQSGSDYYLTSVEKAYQSKSPGTKLSLASMVYNADPRQEWLQIFNDMWRWYRDFFYNEKMEGKDWKALGDRYRSYIPSIGSRDDLNWVMLQLAGELATSHTYISGGDVGPNLSISTPLYTGWLGADLVADKTSGYYRFGTVYGPTEYNANLSAPLARPDVEVNEGDYLLEIDGREIKAPDDYFKYLQVTGGQKVKITVNDRPSKTGSRTYEVEPIRNDNSLRYARWLKSNIDHVLKASDGKLGYMHITAMGEGGIGEFDKFWRAFRYKQGLIIDVRRNSGGWTEYFMIDKLERQMVAQNVLTNMVPFRYPGSTSSGNYVVVSNENNGSDGEAFIENFKARKLGTVVGVPSWGGLVGILNTQTTIDNGHVEQPNNAFYNADSKWWIENHGADPDIVIDDDPQSVMAGKDVQLDKAIEVALKNIKEHPYSFPPVPPYPHR
- a CDS encoding Fic family protein, which produces MILEKFTAGTYTRQFGYRSFSPSRLNVEWTWSDPKVNALLAEANRMLGELNAFSSHVPDIELFIRIHVIKEATTSSRIEGTRTEMEDAVMKKSDVDAEKKDEWQEVHNYSRAMNYAIRRLKDVPISTRLLKETHKTLMAGVRGKRKLPGQYRRSQNWIGGANPQDAVFVPPHHTEVHSLMSDLENFLHNDQLQMPHLMRIAMAHYQFETIHPFLDGNGRLGRLLITLYLVSNDILSKPALYLSAYFEKHKATYFDNLMRVRTANDLLQWIRFFLVAVTETARQGTTTLKKILALRENIESNRLPTLGTKLPRARRLLTHLYKSPRLTTADVAGTLDVTPATANALIRDFVKLGILSETTGGRRNRIFTFHEYLDLF
- a CDS encoding plasmid pRiA4b ORF-3 family protein; the protein is MKGPQRRREIATGGKVRGADIYQLKIAIEDCSPPIWRRLQVPGYVTFAQLHRIIQSAFMWSDAHLHEFRIHDRIFSAPSADYIHSVIDERTVILAKEIQKEKLRFTYTYDFGDSWDHGITVEKIFAPRPGCHYPTCVAGKRRTPPEDCGGPGGYHNLLGVLANPHHPDFHELNEWVGPYFRPDEVDLEYVNSELKRMKFRKRIKPSAT